In Pseudomonas sp. LRP2-20, the genomic window GGTCAGCCGACGGATGCTGGTGGCGATCGAGGCGGGCGAGAAGAATGTCAGCCTGACCACGCTCGACCTGATTGCCGAAGCCCTTGGGGTCGCCTTCAGCACCCTGATCCAGGCCCCGGATCAGCGCGACCCCAGCCGCATCGACGAACTGGCCTGGACCGGCGAGCACCCGCAGAGCAAGGCAGTGCTGCTGGCCAGCAGCAGCGCCCGGCGCGAAGTGGAAATCTGGGAGTGGACCCTCGCGCCTGGCGAGTGCTACCGCAGCGAAGCCGATGCCGATGGCTGGAGTGAGCAGATCTACGTGGCCGAAGGCCAATTGACGCTGATCATCGAAGGCGCCGAGCACTGCCTGCGGGTCGGGCAGTTCCATGTGTTCCCCAGCAACTGCCGCTATGCCTACCGCAATGATGGGGCAGTGCCCGTGCGCTTCGTGCGTAATGTGGTGATCTGAGTGGCGCCAGGCTCAGCCCTTGAGCAGTTCGTCGGTCTTCACCACCTTGGCATAGGCAAACGCGAGCGCGGCCATGGCCGAATCGTGCACCTGGGCAGCCGGCACCTGCTTGCCATCGAACTCCAGCGGCAGGGTGGCGCAGGCATCGTGGGCCACGGTGACGTCATAGCCAAAGTCGGCGGCCGCACGGGAAGCGGCGTCGATGCACATGTGGCTCATGCTGCCGACGATGGTCACGGCCTCGACCTGATGCTGGTCCAGCGTCTGTTTCAGGTCGGTGCCGAGAAATGCGTTGACCTTGTGCTTGAGTACCACGGGTTCGCCCGCCGTTGGCGCGACCTTCGAATGAATGGCCGAACCTTGGCTCCCCGGGGCGAAGAATGGCGCATCGGCGCTTTCGAACTCATGCCGCACGTGAACCACCAGGTCGCCTTTCTGGCGCGCCGCGGCCAGCAGGCGTGCGGCATTGTCAGCCGCCTTGTCGGCACCCTCGAGGGTCCATTTGCCGCCAGGGAAGTAGTCGTTCTGGATGTCGATGATGATCAGGGCCTGCT contains:
- a CDS encoding helix-turn-helix domain-containing protein, which gives rise to MHKDSAHRASVLQHVSLNVRSLRNAAGMSQSALAERSGVSRRMLVAIEAGEKNVSLTTLDLIAEALGVAFSTLIQAPDQRDPSRIDELAWTGEHPQSKAVLLASSSARREVEIWEWTLAPGECYRSEADADGWSEQIYVAEGQLTLIIEGAEHCLRVGQFHVFPSNCRYAYRNDGAVPVRFVRNVVI
- a CDS encoding cysteine hydrolase family protein; this encodes MSKQALIIIDIQNDYFPGGKWTLEGADKAADNAARLLAAARQKGDLVVHVRHEFESADAPFFAPGSQGSAIHSKVAPTAGEPVVLKHKVNAFLGTDLKQTLDQHQVEAVTIVGSMSHMCIDAASRAAADFGYDVTVAHDACATLPLEFDGKQVPAAQVHDSAMAALAFAYAKVVKTDELLKG